Proteins from a single region of Apis mellifera strain DH4 linkage group LG7, Amel_HAv3.1, whole genome shotgun sequence:
- the LOC100578503 gene encoding negative elongation factor B — MKIEFIPLHIIFKKLYYKFIYISFTCAKLLNTNKIIMNTVKNNCEIGNGLDDLGIPGQGFLRDALTSCTDPLKAIEEFQLENGILLPSLRPMLPLLDLHGVRRLDFHASVLEELREKLIKRINEIGTERADKGSAGDRRLKELLSKSFPAVRVTALRPVVMCILRNTPHIEDKYLRVLVREKELYNDADTEVKRQIWKDNQSLFGDEVSPLFSRYIIEKEQILFDHRNLNSLFFMPSPKVRRQGEVVQKLAHMIGHSVKLYDMVLQFLRTLFLRTKNIHYCTLRAELLMALHDLEVQDIISVDPCHKFTWCLDACIREKNVDIKRSRELQGFLDSIKRGQEQVLGDLSMILCDPYAVNFLASSAIKIALHLINGEALPRENAVLVLLLRMLALGLSAWQMIDSQDFKEPKLDSQVVTKFLPALMSLMVDDQIRQLNCKLPPDERESAIAIIEHSGPPPDACQAYAQLSGVAAVLSMYYALHVGGGGGVGKGRGDARGLMRVLATLPNCQAQRAFEDPFLHTLVSLLILNMADEFSNESFCTVIFDEFFLAGLGRDNVTRHLLKLLWYIHPKLPPTRLHTLMKALQPTSQHNEAVHNLYEALRDKIGNRSTEDQLTTTAQMDTLGLECPPSPLTGVPTPSSCSL; from the exons atgaaaatagaatttataccATTACA tataatttttaagaaattatattataaatttatatatatttcattcacgtgtgcaaaattattaaatacaaacaaaataataatgaatactgtaaaaaataattgtgaaattgGAAATGGTTTAGATGATCTTGGTATACCTGGACAAGGTTTTTTAAGAGATGCTTTAACAAGTTGTACAGATCCGTTAAAAGCAAttgaagaatttcaattagaaAATGGTATTCTACTTCCATCTTTAAGACCTATGTTACCTTTGCTTGATCTTCATGGAGTAAGAAGATTAGATTTTCATGCATCAGTTCTTGaagaattaagagaaaaattaataaaaagaatcaatGAAATTGGGACAGAAAGAGCAGATAAAGGTTCAGCAGGAGatagaagattaaaagaattattatctaaaagtTTTCCTGCTGTAAGAGTTACAGCATTAAGACCAGTTGTTATgtgtattttaagaaatacaccacatatagaagataaatatttacgagtacttgttcgagaaaaagaattatataatgatgcaGATACTGAAGTTAAACGTCAAATTTGGAAAGATAATCAAAGTTTGTTTGGAGATGAAGTTTCTCCATTATTTAGccgatatattattgaaaaggaACAGATACTATTTGATCATCGTAATTTAAATAGTCTTTTCTTTATGCCTTCTCCAAAg gtaAGAAGACAAGGTGAAGTGGTACAAAAATTAGCACATATGATTGGACATagtgtaaaattatatgatatggtgttacaatttttaagaactttatttttacgtacaaaaaatatacattactgTACATTAAGAGCAGAATTATTAATGGCCTTACATGATTTAGAg gtACAAGATATTATTTCTGTTGATCCATGTCATAAATTTACTTGGTGTCTTGATGCATgtattagagaaaaaaatgttgatattAAAAGATCCCGTGAATTACAAGGTTTTCTGGATAGTATTAAg AGAGGTCAAGAACAGGTATTGGGAGATTTAAGTATGATATTGTGTGATCCATATGCAGTAAATTTTCTTGCTAGTAGTGCTATTAAAATTGCACTTCACTTGATAAATGGTGAAGCATTACCTAGAGAAAATGCAGTTCTTGTACTGTTACTCAGAATGCTCGCATTAGGTTTATCTGCTTGGCAAATGATTGATTCGCAAGATTTTAAAGAACCAAAATTGGATAGTCAAgttgtaacaaaatttttacctGCACTTATGTCTTTAATG gtaGATGATCAAATAAgacaattaaattgtaaacttCCACCTGATGAAAGAGAAAGTGCAATTGCTATAATAGAACATTCTGGTCCTCCTCCTGATGCTTGTCAAGCATATGCACAACTTTCAGGTGTTGCTGCTGTTTTATCTATGTATTATGCCTTACATGTAGGAGGTGGTGGTGGAGTTGGAAAAGGAAGAGGTGATGCTAGGGGTCTAATGAGAGTATTAGCTACTTTACCAAATTGTCAAGCACAACGTGCATTTGAAGATCCCTTTTTGCACACTTTG gtatctttattaatattaaacatggCTGATGAATTTTCTAATGAATCATTTTGTACAGttatatttgatgaattttttctagCTGGATTAGGTAGAGATAATGTTACtcgacatttattaaaattactttggTACATTCATCCAAAATTACCACCGACTCGTCTTCATACATTAATGAAAGCACTTCAGCCAACTAGTcag caTAATGAAGCAGTACATAATCTTTATGAAGCTTTACgtgataaaattggaaatcgtTCAACAGAAGATCAATTAACAACAACAGCACAAATGGATACATTAGGACTCGAATGTCCACCTTCTCCTCTTACTGGTGTACCTACACCATCTTCttgttcattataa
- the LOC724863 gene encoding RNA polymerase II subunit B1 CTD phosphatase Rpap2: protein MEIFIRNQTFERKKIKKKMSKAEMQLAIIKKKKCDAKALTIVEQLLESKIDSQWLLSNLKYINKNHMEDVIEERAIIKLCGYVLCNNALKTITDQRYHISTKKNKVYDITRRKNFCSSHCYGASNYLLEQMLTSPLWLRDKEEIPEFQILLTKDKFIKNVVGDEIYVKDKMIMNPENTDKYIKNNKNCRKNMLPNKCSELNACNEYIKESSQINENIQTINIIKNSNVFKEFSKNLDETSEDIKNVSINSKDNSIKNFINDDTVKEIYNSKDNKINTIIQDTENINNDVIFSNENKDYNIKSEEKNEVFETSTTEYNINIITQDSINSNNDKDLMYVCKQKIKQKKFKQNSVKEEQSDKFYNLTIHIEHNVKEWITKDTIALLRGIEDIKNQLLENIIQHDRYLHLCKKLNKLQMEDEKDDCIDLTANILKPLPHLSILQEEGKRMELKVRAFYKGSMIIENHKNSTEVIEQDNDFIPVLPLTDAHTPKKLRRRIFLDKLNKILPDLFNALTKNKLSQYVYNSEKSTLIKVLINTFSLSASNVIFKTAEWTLVGLIIIKMLSMIDPELKCLLSTKQALMYISMILMSYKLDSNYLERLIMELINN, encoded by the exons atggaaatatttataagaaatcaaacatttgaaagaaaaaaaataaaaaaaaaaatgag taagGCAGAAATGCAATtagcaataattaaaaaaaaaaaatgtgatgcTAAAGCTCTCACAATTGTTGAACAACTTTTagaatcaaaaattgattccCAATGGCTTTTAAGTAat ttaaaatatattaataaaaatcatatggAAGATGTGATTGAAGAAAGAgccataattaaattatgtggTTATGTGTTATGTAATAAtgcattaaaaacaataacagATCAACGGTATCACATATCaacaaagaaaaacaaagtttATGATATAACTCGgcgtaaaaatttttgtagttCACATTGTTATGGAGCTTCTAATTATCTTTTAGAACAAATGCTTACAAGTCCTTTATGGTTAagagataaagaagaaataccagaattccaaatattattaactaaagataaatttataaaaaatgtagttggagatgaaatttatgtaaaagataaaatgataatgaatcCTGAAAAcacagataaatatataaaaaataataaaaattgcagaaaAAATATGCTTCCAAATAAATGTTCAGAACTTAATGCatgtaatgaatatataaaagaaagttctcaaattaatgaaaatatacaaacaatcaatattattaaaaattctaatgttttcaaagaattttcaaaaaatttagatgaaacatctgaagatataaaaaatgtatccattaattcaaaagataacagtattaaaaactttataaatgatgatacagttaaagaaatatataactcaaaagataataaaataaatacaataattcaagatactgaaaatataaataatgatgtgattttttcaaatgaaaataaagattataatataaaaagtgaagaaaaaaatgaagtatTTGAAACATCAACaacagaatataatataaatattataacacaagatagtattaatagtaataatgataaagaccttatgtatgtatgtaaacagaaaataaaacaaaaaaaatttaaacaaaattctgtTAAAGAAGAGCAatcagataaattttataatcttacaaTTCATATTGAACATAATGTAAAGGAATGGATTACTAAAGATACTATTGCTTTATTAAGAGGAatagaagatattaaaaatcaattactagaaaatataattcaacatgatcgatatttgcatttatgtaaaaaattgaataaattacagATGGAAGATGAAAAAGATGATTGTATAGATTTAactgcaaatattttaaaaccatTACCTCATTTATCTATTCTtcaagaagaagggaaaagaatggaattaaaa gttCGAGCATTTTATAAAGGAAGTATGATTatagaaaatcataaaaatagtaCAGAAGTTATTGAACaagataatgattttattcctGTATTACCTTTAACAGATGCACATACACCTAAAAAACTTCGACGTcggatatttttagataaacttaataaaat aTTACCTGATTTATTTAATGctttaactaaaaataaattatcacaatATGTATACAATAGTGAAAAAAGTACtttaattaaagtattaattaatacattttcgtTGTCTGcttcaaatgttatttttaagacAGCTGAATGGACTCTTGTGggtcttattattattaaaat gttGAGTATGATAGATCCAGAGCTGAAATGTTTATTATCCACCAAACAAgcattaatgtatatttcaatgattttaatgtcatataaattagattcaaattatttagagAGATTAATAATGgaactaattaataattga